Part of the Vitis vinifera cultivar Pinot Noir 40024 chromosome 13, ASM3070453v1 genome is shown below.
GAAAAAATGGGGGATGTACTTCAGCAAAATGAAAGTaagtagtttatatatataattaatgaaGGCATGATAAACAAAAGAAGGGGGCAAGAGTTACATGGCTACCCGTGCAAAGCGCCCGGAAGTTTTCTGAAAGACAAACATATAACAAATAATCAGATTATTTTCATGTACCAAATCAGAATGAAAAATTAGCAGTGTTATCCTCAGCATTTGGGTGCCATACCTATGGTTTTAGGAACTGTTTTCCCAAAGAGACCCATGGTAATGCGGCCTGAAAGCAAATAAATCACGAATATAAAACATCCTTACATAAACTAAGATTACTGGGAatctaaatttaaatataagcaAGATATTCACTATATTTCTAGTCAGTGAAAAAACCCTTAAACAAGTAACATAAGAATAAACATTTCAAGTAGAAGCAAATCCGTGCCGCCAATTGGTGAGGGCATGGTTCAACATCTCGTGAAAGTAAAACCATTTATATGTGTTCTATGAAGAATTTCAAATGAATCCATCCTGGTTTACTCTAAGCAGAAAAATCATCGACATTTGTTCTCCGAAGAGTTTCAAATGAGTCTATCCTGATTTACCACAAGCTGAAAAAAATCATCAGCAGCTTGCCCTACTAAGCATTTCAAATGAATATATCCTGATTTACTATAAGCTGAAACATCAGCAGCTCCTCTGTTGAATCCGAAACTTTTGCCTCTAGTGGAAGAATTTTAAGCGGATTTCAGCTCGGatatattcaaattcaatccCCAATGTGTCAGCACCCACTCTCTAATTCCAATTCCACCATTACATCccaaaaatttctcaaaacaGATGAGCCCAATTTTCCAAACATATCATACCAATGGGTTTTCCGCTCACTTCGACATCAAAATAGACTTTGTGTGTCACTCCATCTAAATCCTCCTTTGACTTGCTTTcctggaaaaaaaaaggggggcatAACTAAATGAATCAACCCAGGCACTTGCATTTTTGGATTTACAGGTAAAACAAAACCCAAAGATCCATCTGCTTCAACTCAAAATaaattctggaaaaaaaaaaaaaaatctaccttTTCAAGCGTGGTATTGATAGTCTTCTGCTCAATTGAGACTGTGGCACTCAATTGACTCTGCAAttgtaacaaaaaaatcaatataagaaTAAAAGATTCTAATAATTTCATTCTTCTCACTTGTATAGACTCAAGAGTAAACCCTATTTCCCGATGAAAAATACCTAATTACGAGTTCAATAAATCCATCAATaaccaaatttcaaaatctaaattgTACTCCAAACCCTAGATCCTACAAACCCCGTAACCCATGTTTGAATCGAAACAAACCAACCCAATTCACGAGCTCCATTCTGAAAGAATGAAGAAAATCGAAGGGAAAATGCCCTCAGAAATAGCTCGATTTCTTAAGAagttttctcattctttcccgagaaccaaacaaagtGGGGGAAAACTACAAACCAAGAATGAATACCTGAATGATTGCTAGGGTTCCAATCAGAACCATAATCCATATAACAGCCACTGCAATCAACCGTCTTGTCGCCGCCATCGACTCCAGACTCTCTCTCAATCTCTACTTTTTCAGCCCTAAGTGGAAAAACTGAAACTCCAATCagatccaaaaaaaattatttaatattgtctttttttggggggggatattaatttattttaaaattgttaaaaatgaagagaagaaaaagaaatggaggAAAATCACAGGTGGCAGTTTGTAAAAACTTTTCTTcgaaacaaaaacaattttagttatatttgtCTATTTGAATTGCAGGTCAATTAATGTAAAGTAATTTTGAAATCTCTTAAAAGTCAATTGTTGTCATTTTCATCGGCATTTAGTACTAGATTTGAAACCATCAATACCTAATCTCGGAACATAATCAAGTATAGAATTGacttttattatcttatttttctggtagatttataattatatcattttattacTTCTCATAATTATGTTTGGATAGGGTTGCCTTTTCTTCTGGGAAATGTTTTCCTTGGATCTATTATTAGATTATTTATTGTATTGGAATTGGATTTTTCCAAATCTTCTCATTTCTTagtaaaaaggaaaagtttCTCACCATTTTGGTATTCATAGTaagtttatttgaaatatattttgtttacttaGAAATTTAAAAGAGCGGGAAACCTCGACGGCCGTGACTCAACGACCCGATCCACACAGAAATGAGAAAACAACAAtgtcaataaaataataataataataaacgcGTCAACGATCGACCTATAAAGACTCCGAAATCCAAGCAACGTCCGAGGAATTCCCAGAAACACTGAATTTTCACATTTCCCAAACACAGTTTCCGTTGACAATTTTGATGAGATGAAAACCCACAATTACAAGGTGTTTAAGTGCTTCAGCAGGAAGTTCAAGATCGGCGGAGTGGAGCCTCCGCCATATGTTAAGCTTATTTTTGCGAAATATTCCGGTGGAGGGACCCACATGGGGCCCGCCCAGTTCCGCCGCTTTCTGGCCGAGGTTCAGGGCCAGGAAGGTTGCACGGTGGCGGACGCCGAGAGGGTCATGGAGGAGGTTGCCCGCCGGCGGCACAACCACATTGGATTGACCGAGCATCAGTCTTGCGCCCTCACACTCGATGACTTCTTCCATTACCTCCTGTCCGATGATCTCAACCAAGCCATCAAAACCCAGGTCTTGGTTTTCTCTATCTTTCGAAATTCTCGCCCTGTTTTGCTGTTTGCTTCCTgagaaaacacaagaaaaagaaaagaaaagaaaagaaaagaatttctTGATTGTTAATTTAGCTGTGTTGATGGATAATCTGGTTTCAGGTACACCATGATATGACTGCTCCGTTGCCACATTATTTTATCTACACAGGTCATAATTCATACTTGACTGGAAATCAAATCAGCAGTGATTGCAGTGATGTGCCAATCATAAAGGCCCTGCTAACAGGCGTGAGAGTGATCGAGCTCGATATATGGCCAAATTCCACCAAAGATGATATTCAGGTTATTCATGGAAGGTACCACTTAATTCCCAATTCGGATCATCTTCTACTATTAGAACTCTTCAGGTTTTTTTACAGATGAAGTGATCTCATTATCTGAATTATTCTAGGACACTAACAACCCCAGTGACCCTCATCAAATGCTTGAGGTCCATAAGGGAGTATGCTTTCATCGCCTCTCCATACCCTGTGATAATAACTCTAGAAGATCATCTTACACCCGATCTTCAAGCTAAAGTGGCAGAGGTTAGATTCATGTTGTTCATGGATTTAAATTTCGAAGCAAATTTTTCTGTTTGTCTTGTTTCTGATCAAGAATTGGTCTTTCCTCTAGATGGTTACTCAAACATTTGGGGATATGCTGTATTACCCTGAGTCCGGATGCCTAGAAGAATTCCCATCCCCAGAATCATTGAAGTATAAGATTATTATTTCGACGAAACCACCAAAAGAGGATGTTGAAGCCAAGAGAatcaagggaaaagaaaattcctCGCCAAGGGAAAGGGATATATGTGAAGAATCATCGCAGAAGGAGGTGTCTGACCTACTAGCTGAACTGGAAGCTGCAGAGAGGGTGAGagatgaaaaaagaaacatatcTGAGCACAATTTCTGATGCTTTGCCTCACTTCAACTTTGGTTTTTGGTAGGAGAGTGAGAGCTACGAGTATGAAGAGAACAGCACCAGTGATGGCAGGTCAGGCCAGTCAGAGACGCCTAAATACAAGCTCCTAATCACAATTCAAGCGGGGAAGCCAAAGGGTGGGTTGAAGAATGCCTTGAGGGTTGGGAGTAACAAGATTAGACGTCTTAGCTTGAGCGAACAGGCGCTTGAAAAGGCTGCTGCCTCTCATGGAACCGATCTCGTGAGGTACTCATTCAACCATTCCGTCCTGCATACCTGCTAGTAGTTTGCCACTGTTATAGTTTAGATTTCAATATTATGCCTTTTCTAGGTTCACACAGAAGAATGTTCTGAGGATATACCCTAAAGGGACGCGAGTTAACTCATCAAATTACAAGCCAATGCTCGGGTGGATGCATGGAGCTCAGATGGTGGCATTTAATATGCAGGTTGGTTCAAGTTTCAGGTGCTGTGGATGAGAAGCTTTACTTTATAGTTCTCTTGATTTTTCCATTAGTATCTCTTCCTTGTTTGGTTAGTATCAACTCTCAACCATCAACAACTGAAAATTACTGCAGAAAGAATGCTTTTGCTTTCTTCAAAGTTATTATTAGCAAttgcttttccttttccttccttCACAAGTTTCAAGCAGTGTTTGCTTAGTCGTATGCATTTATACAAGCACATACCTATATGGTAAGGTGAAGTTGTCTTTTGTAATGATTCTCTTCCTTCTGTATAGACATTATACGTTTGAAGCTCAATGGGTCCTTTAAAATGCGTCTACATAATAGTTAAGAGGAATTAATTACTTGTATGCTGTGAAAAACTTCTCCCCTTATCTGACATGACGAGAATatcatgtttatatatatagtgaGTTCCTCATAACTATATAAACGCATTATAAAGCCATGATGACTCATTGGACCTAGAGCGAGAAAGAACATAAGATTACAAATGGGGCATTAGAGCCGATCCCCGTTCTTGTGTGGGACTTCCTTTTAGCCTTTCTTCTACTCTTGCCAGTGgttgttttctttcttccttgagAAGAAATTGATGGAAATGGAGGCAGTGATTCCTTGTCTCGACTTCAGATTCTTGTTGATAAGATTTGATTTATCTAAAACACTTTAACATTTCCTATTGTACTGATATCTGATATGTGAGCGTGTTCATGTAACAGGGATATGGAAAATCACTCTGGTTAATGCACGGGATGTTTAGATGCAATGGAGGGTGCGGCTATATAAAAAAGCCTGATTTCTTGATGAAGAAAGGTCCATGTAGGGAAGTCTTCAACCCTAAAGCAACCCTGCCAGTGAAGACAATCTTAAAGGTGACTCCATCTTTCTAGCTTCAGTATGAATTCTGTCCATAACCTCTCCTTAGTATCTCCCGTCACTGGAACAGGTGGGAGTGTACATGGGCGACGGTTGGAGCTTAGATTTCAGCCCAACACACTTCGATACATACTCCCCACCAGACTTCTACACAAAGGTTTGTTAGACTCAACACTTCACAGTATTTCCATCACAATGTCTTTTTTCAGGTTTACTTACTGCTAAACTACATTACAGATTCACATAGTTGGAGTACCTGCAGATAATACTAAGAGGAAGACGAAGATAATAAACAACAACTGGTTTCCAGTATGGGATGAAGCTTTTATATTCTCATTGACAGTTCCAGAGCTCGCTTTGCTTCGAATTGAGGTACGAGAACATGATAGATCCGAGAAGGATGATTTTGGTGGGCAGACATGTTTGCCGGTCTCGGAGCTCAGGCCTGGGATCCGCTCAGTTCCTCTGTTCGACAAAAAGGGGGAGAAGTATAAATCTGTGAGGCTACTCATGGAGTTTGAATTCTTATGAACTCTACATTGCCTTCCTTTCATACAAATTTCAATCACATTATAGGTCATGTACAAAAAAGAATGCAAGTCTTTATCATTTGATAGTGGGGATTTTTACTTGCTTTATGTCAAAGTTAAATGATAGATTTGAGAGGCATATTATGCTGCGTACCACAGTTTTTGGGCACTGTTTTATTAATTTGGTACCATCATGTAAGCTTTAGATATTCCTTTTACACTTATAGTGTAAATGCGTTCAAAAGCCCTCGAGATTTAATGGCCTCAAGCCATTACAATCAATTTCAAGTGTAAATACTCATGAATCCTATTCTAGGTTAAAAAGGTAGAGTTTGACTATCTATGAATCTGTGTCATGGTAAGGATTTTTTTCACTATGTTtggtttgaggaaagaaaaataataataaaaaaaggtaatttttttatgtttggtattatcatgaaaaaaaaaattaaatataagtgaaattaatatatttttagattattCAATCTTTAcatagaagagttaaaataataaataaaaataaccattttatttttcaaaaaccagaCATAATCTTTATAAATCTGACACCCATAAATTTtatagtccatggcaaagaCATTGtgtttatgtaaaaaaaaattgtaatatttcgCTTGGACATCCCATCCTGGTTGGAAAAATAAAGTTTAGCCGCCCTTAAACCCGTGGTCCACAAGCGAGATATCATAGATGTGACTAAAATTTTATGGAATCATGACAAAGAACTTTATAACCATGGCAAGGATATTGTCTATGCATTTGTAGTTAGAAATATCCAAAATGTAACCACCTATAAATTACATGACCAACAATAATGACATAATTTACATATCAATAGCGTAAAATATATGTCCTTTGGTAGCTACTCATGAATTCCTTGATCCATAAAAGGATCTCGTGCCTATATTCATAGTTGAAGATATAATGATGAATACGATTATGGAGGAACCATGTGACTATCAATCAAAACATTATGCCTATAACATAAAGATAAGCACAATCATAGTTTATATCTCTTGAAAAGAGAATGAGAATATCATCTCTCACATATTcgcaaatatattttaaaatttaatgccAAATAGGAATAATACTTGTTTTTATACCGACGCTAATATAAATACTTTTTGGgcatttcaaaaatgaaaaggaaaaaggaaagaaatgaagCACAATCATGTAAGTTCTTCTACATAGAAGTCATGCTTTAGTAGCCAAAACCAGGTGTAAAGTAGTATCACAACGAAAATTAG
Proteins encoded:
- the LOC100248420 gene encoding phosphoinositide phospholipase C 6 isoform X1: MKTHNYKVFKCFSRKFKIGGVEPPPYVKLIFAKYSGGGTHMGPAQFRRFLAEVQGQEGCTVADAERVMEEVARRRHNHIGLTEHQSCALTLDDFFHYLLSDDLNQAIKTQVHHDMTAPLPHYFIYTGHNSYLTGNQISSDCSDVPIIKALLTGVRVIELDIWPNSTKDDIQVIHGRTLTTPVTLIKCLRSIREYAFIASPYPVIITLEDHLTPDLQAKVAEMVTQTFGDMLYYPESGCLEEFPSPESLKYKIIISTKPPKEDVEAKRIKGKENSSPRERDICEESSQKEVSDLLAELEAAERESESYEYEENSTSDGRSGQSETPKYKLLITIQAGKPKGGLKNALRVGSNKIRRLSLSEQALEKAAASHGTDLVRFTQKNVLRIYPKGTRVNSSNYKPMLGWMHGAQMVAFNMQGYGKSLWLMHGMFRCNGGCGYIKKPDFLMKKGPCREVFNPKATLPVKTILKVGVYMGDGWSLDFSPTHFDTYSPPDFYTKIHIVGVPADNTKRKTKIINNNWFPVWDEAFIFSLTVPELALLRIEVREHDRSEKDDFGGQTCLPVSELRPGIRSVPLFDKKGEKYKSVRLLMEFEFL
- the LOC100248420 gene encoding phosphoinositide phospholipase C 6 isoform X2; its protein translation is MKTHNYKVFKCFSRKFKIGGVEPPPYVKLIFAKYSGGGTHMGPAQFRRFLAEVQGQEGCTVADAERVMEEVARRRHNHIGLTEHQSCALTLDDFFHYLLSDDLNQAIKTQVHHDMTAPLPHYFIYTGHNSYLTGNQISSDCSDVPIIKALLTGVRVIELDIWPNSTKDDIQVIHGRTLTTPVTLIKCLRSIREYAFIASPYPVIITLEDHLTPDLQAKVAEMVTQTFGDMLYYPESGCLEEFPSPESLKYKIIISTKPPKEDVEAKRIKGKENSSPRERDICEESSQKEVSDLLAELEAAERESESYEYEENSTSDGRSGQSETPKYKLLITIQAGKPKGGLKNALRVGSNKIRRLSLSEQALEKAAASHGTDLVRFTQKNVLRIYPKGTRVNSSNYKPMLGWMHGAQMVAFNMQGYGKSLWLMHGMFRCNGGCGYIKKPDFLMKKGPCREVFNPKATLPVKTILKVGVYMGDGWSLDFSPTHFDTYSPPDFYTKIILRGRRR